A region of Allocoleopsis franciscana PCC 7113 DNA encodes the following proteins:
- the grpE gene encoding nucleotide exchange factor GrpE, which yields MIDEENQPDSTSQPTNEAADSQSVSDQQAVVAEGGLVDLEYPSAVEEETAESTAVSAKTEGEAQEATQAAADLPLAGGELEAILKLRQENDALKAQLEELNQQSESFKTQSMRIAADFDNFRKRTTKEKEDLEQQIKRVTLSELLPVVDNFERARSQIKPQDDGEMGIHKSYQGVYKQLVDCLKRIGVSAMRPEGKEFDPNLHEAVMREATNEYPEGVVIEQLVRGYFLGERVLRHAMVKVASAPETPSEESDESQASSPE from the coding sequence ATGATCGACGAAGAAAATCAGCCAGATAGTACTTCACAGCCGACGAATGAGGCTGCCGATAGCCAAAGTGTGAGCGATCAACAAGCGGTCGTAGCGGAAGGTGGATTGGTAGATTTAGAATATCCATCGGCTGTTGAGGAAGAAACGGCTGAGTCAACAGCGGTATCGGCTAAGACCGAGGGAGAAGCCCAAGAAGCCACTCAAGCCGCTGCGGATCTGCCGTTAGCCGGTGGAGAGTTAGAGGCTATCCTAAAGTTGAGGCAGGAAAATGACGCATTGAAAGCTCAATTAGAAGAACTTAATCAACAATCCGAGTCATTCAAGACTCAATCCATGCGAATTGCCGCAGATTTCGATAACTTCCGCAAGCGTACAACGAAAGAGAAAGAGGATTTAGAACAACAGATCAAGCGAGTTACGCTGAGTGAGTTATTACCCGTAGTGGATAATTTTGAGCGGGCGCGATCGCAAATTAAGCCCCAAGATGATGGAGAAATGGGCATCCACAAAAGCTATCAGGGAGTTTATAAACAGCTAGTGGACTGCCTTAAACGCATTGGAGTGTCTGCCATGCGCCCCGAAGGAAAAGAATTTGATCCCAATCTCCACGAAGCCGTGATGCGGGAGGCGACGAACGAATACCCAGAAGGTGTGGTTATCGAACAGCTAGTACGAGGATATTTCTTGGGTGAGCGTGTTCTACGCCATGCGATGGTTAAAGTTGCCTCCGCACCGGAAACTCCCAGTGAGGAATCGGATGAAAGTCAAGCTAGCTCTCCTGAATAA
- the dnaK gene encoding molecular chaperone DnaK: MGKVIGIDLGTTNSCVAVLEGGQPIVISSTEGGRTTPSIVGFGKAGERLVGQLAKRQAVTNAENTIYSIKRFIGRRWDDTATERSRVPYNCVKGRDDTVDVQIRGRTYTPQEISAMILQKLKADAESFLGESVEQAVITVPAYFTDAQRQATKDAGTIAGLEVLRIINEPTAASLAYGLDKQSEEQRILVFDLGGGTFDVSILQLGDGVFEVKATSGNNHLGGDDFDNVIVRWMIENFKGTEGIDLGTDKMALQRLREAAEKAKVELSSMLSTSINLPFITADETGPKHLEMELSRSKFEELASELITGTIEPVTQSLKDADLKPDDIDRILLVGGSTRIPAVQEAIKKFFGGRTPDKSVNPDEAVALGAAIQGGVLGGEVEDLLLLDVTPLSLGIETLGEVFTKIIDRNTTIPTSKSQVFSTATDGQTSVEIHVLQGERAMARDNKSLGKFLLTGIPPAPRGVPQIEVSFEIDVNGILQVSAADKGTGKEQRIRITNTGGLSASEVERMRVEAEKYAEDDRRRIQLVELKNQADSLFYSYEGTLKESGDLVREDLKAQGEEKKQQLQQAMADSSISIEEVKQRLEDFQQKLFEIGAAVYQQASPSVDTDEFVQTEEVSSTPEFSQPFESPSTSEEDDLILNFDEETVTADYEAVD; encoded by the coding sequence ATGGGAAAAGTTATTGGCATCGACTTGGGCACCACCAATAGTTGCGTTGCTGTGTTAGAGGGTGGTCAGCCCATCGTCATTTCAAGCACGGAAGGAGGGCGAACCACTCCGAGTATAGTGGGATTTGGCAAAGCAGGGGAACGATTGGTCGGTCAACTAGCAAAGCGGCAGGCCGTGACCAATGCCGAAAACACAATCTACAGCATTAAACGCTTCATAGGGCGTCGGTGGGATGACACGGCTACGGAACGATCCCGCGTTCCTTATAACTGCGTCAAAGGTCGTGATGATACCGTCGATGTCCAAATCCGGGGACGTACATATACTCCTCAAGAAATCTCTGCCATGATCCTGCAAAAGCTCAAGGCGGATGCCGAAAGCTTTCTTGGGGAGTCGGTGGAGCAAGCCGTGATTACGGTTCCGGCCTACTTTACAGACGCCCAACGGCAGGCGACCAAAGATGCTGGGACTATTGCAGGTTTGGAAGTGCTGCGAATTATCAACGAGCCGACGGCAGCCTCCCTCGCCTACGGACTCGATAAGCAGTCTGAAGAGCAGCGAATCTTGGTTTTTGACTTGGGTGGCGGGACGTTTGATGTCTCGATTCTTCAACTGGGAGACGGAGTTTTTGAAGTTAAAGCCACCTCTGGCAACAATCACCTAGGAGGCGATGACTTCGATAATGTGATTGTGCGCTGGATGATTGAAAACTTTAAAGGAACTGAGGGGATTGACCTCGGAACCGATAAAATGGCACTTCAGCGCTTGCGCGAAGCGGCTGAAAAGGCAAAAGTTGAACTCTCTAGTATGCTTTCAACCTCCATTAACCTGCCCTTCATCACAGCAGATGAGACAGGCCCAAAACACTTGGAGATGGAGCTATCGCGCTCAAAGTTTGAAGAACTGGCGAGCGAACTGATTACAGGAACAATTGAGCCTGTAACCCAATCGCTGAAGGACGCTGACCTGAAACCCGATGATATTGATCGCATTTTGTTAGTGGGCGGTTCCACCCGTATCCCAGCCGTACAGGAGGCGATTAAGAAGTTTTTTGGGGGGAGAACACCCGATAAGTCAGTCAATCCTGATGAAGCAGTTGCCCTAGGAGCTGCCATTCAGGGCGGTGTCTTAGGCGGCGAAGTGGAAGACTTGCTGCTTCTGGATGTCACCCCTCTATCCTTAGGAATTGAGACTCTAGGCGAAGTATTTACAAAAATTATTGATCGTAACACCACCATTCCGACCAGTAAGTCTCAGGTTTTTTCCACGGCGACGGATGGTCAAACGTCTGTAGAAATTCATGTGCTACAGGGTGAACGGGCAATGGCGAGGGACAACAAGAGCCTGGGCAAGTTTCTGTTGACGGGCATTCCCCCTGCCCCAAGGGGTGTACCTCAAATCGAAGTCTCCTTTGAAATCGATGTAAACGGCATTCTTCAAGTCTCAGCCGCCGACAAAGGGACGGGTAAAGAACAAAGAATCCGAATTACCAATACTGGAGGATTAAGTGCCAGTGAAGTAGAACGGATGCGAGTTGAGGCAGAAAAATATGCCGAGGACGACCGTCGCCGCATACAATTGGTTGAACTCAAGAACCAAGCTGATAGCCTATTCTACAGTTACGAAGGCACCTTGAAGGAAAGTGGCGACTTGGTTCGCGAAGACCTCAAGGCTCAAGGAGAGGAGAAGAAGCAGCAGCTGCAACAGGCAATGGCAGATTCCTCCATTAGTATTGAGGAAGTGAAACAACGGCTTGAGGATTTTCAACAGAAGTTGTTTGAGATTGGTGCTGCTGTCTATCAGCAAGCTTCACCCAGTGTAGACACAGATGAATTTGTACAGACCGAGGAGGTATCTTCAACGCCAGAATTTAGCCAACCGTTTGAATCCCCGTCTACAAGCGAAGAAGACGACTTGATTCTAAACTTTGACGAAGAAACTGTAACCGCTGACTACGAGGCGGTTGACTAA
- the dnaJ gene encoding molecular chaperone DnaJ: MPDYYDILGVSRDADKEEIKRAYRRLARKYHPDVNKELGAEERFKEINRAYEVLSEPETRARYDRFGEAGVSGASPGFGDIGDMGFADIFESFFNGFAGGMGQQATRRRSGPVRGEDLRLDLKLDFREAVFGGEKEIRIPHLETCNVCNSTGAKPGTRPRTCPTCSGTGQVRRATRTPFGSFTQVSVCPTCNGEGQVIEDKCESCGGAGRKQETKKLKITIPPGVDNGTRLRVSKEGDAGLRGGPPGDLYVYLFIEEDAEFHREGINILSDLKVSYLQAILGCRLEVTTVDGPVELTIPPGTQPNTVLTLENHGVPKLGNPVSRGDHLLTILIDIPTRITAEERELLEKLAKIKGDRTGKGGIEGFLGGLFRG; the protein is encoded by the coding sequence ATGCCTGACTACTATGACATTCTAGGTGTCTCTCGTGACGCCGACAAAGAGGAAATAAAACGTGCTTACCGCCGCCTTGCCCGGAAGTATCACCCGGATGTCAACAAGGAGCTAGGGGCTGAAGAGCGCTTTAAAGAAATTAATCGGGCTTACGAAGTTCTCTCAGAACCCGAAACTCGCGCCCGATATGACCGCTTCGGTGAAGCGGGTGTTAGCGGAGCGAGTCCCGGCTTCGGCGATATCGGCGATATGGGTTTTGCCGATATTTTTGAAAGCTTCTTCAACGGCTTTGCAGGTGGGATGGGTCAGCAAGCGACTCGCCGACGCAGCGGTCCAGTTCGCGGTGAAGATTTGCGACTCGACTTGAAGCTGGACTTTCGGGAAGCTGTGTTTGGGGGTGAAAAGGAAATCCGGATTCCTCACCTGGAAACCTGTAACGTCTGTAACAGTACGGGAGCTAAACCCGGGACTCGACCCCGTACCTGCCCCACTTGCAGCGGTACAGGTCAAGTGCGTCGTGCAACCCGAACGCCCTTTGGTAGTTTCACTCAAGTCTCAGTTTGTCCCACCTGTAATGGCGAAGGGCAAGTAATTGAGGACAAGTGTGAATCTTGCGGGGGTGCAGGTCGCAAGCAGGAAACCAAAAAACTGAAAATCACGATTCCACCGGGCGTAGATAATGGCACAAGGCTGCGCGTTTCCAAAGAAGGAGACGCGGGATTACGCGGTGGCCCTCCCGGAGATCTATACGTCTACTTATTTATTGAGGAAGATGCTGAGTTTCATCGGGAAGGGATTAATATCCTATCGGATCTGAAGGTCAGTTACTTACAAGCAATTTTGGGATGTCGCTTGGAAGTCACGACAGTGGATGGGCCAGTGGAATTAACGATTCCGCCCGGAACACAGCCCAATACGGTGTTAACCCTAGAAAATCATGGTGTACCCAAACTAGGAAACCCCGTCAGTCGGGGCGATCACCTGCTCACAATTTTGATTGATATTCCTACCCGGATCACAGCAGAGGAACGGGAACTGCTGGAGAAACTGGCAAAGATTAAGGGCGATCGCACCGGGAAAGGTGGCATAGAAGGGTTCTTAGGAGGGCTGTTTCGCGGATGA
- a CDS encoding sulfurtransferase TusA family protein: protein MSNLAESTPKPAPDAQLDLRGTPCPINFVRTKLAIEQMTPGSLLEVWLDPGEPIEQVPDSLVMEGYLIESVEDRSGYFALNVRRPIASA from the coding sequence ATGAGTAACTTAGCCGAATCGACGCCCAAGCCTGCACCTGATGCCCAGCTAGATTTGCGGGGGACGCCTTGCCCGATTAACTTTGTGCGAACCAAACTCGCCATCGAGCAAATGACACCAGGCTCCTTATTAGAAGTGTGGCTCGACCCCGGAGAACCGATTGAACAGGTGCCCGATAGTTTGGTAATGGAGGGCTACTTAATCGAGTCAGTGGAAGATCGCAGTGGCTACTTTGCACTGAATGTAAGGCGTCCAATAGCGTCTGCATGA
- the rsgA gene encoding small ribosomal subunit biogenesis GTPase RsgA codes for MSVLPCDSELSQVSTPLWGTVVAVQANFYQVQLEPGLKVGKLKGEGLEEDVPSEHSQPSIIQSVTLLCTRRTRLKKMGQRVMVGDRVVVEEPDWEGERGAIAEVLPRKTQLDRPPVANADEILLVFALADPPLDPYQLTRFLVKAESTGLGICLCLNKKDLVSDEQLQEWTSRLRNWGYEPVLISVHTHEGLEKLSQQLNHKITILAGPSGVGKSSLINELIPDVNVRVAAVSGKLSRGRHTTRHVELFDLPAGGLLADTPGFNQPDIDCPPEELAQYFPEARHRLATHRCQFSDCLHRDEPNCAVRGDWERYEYYLDLLENAIAWQDRLHQQADPESTMKAKTKGKGQTQYEPKLESKKYRRHSRRSQHQALEEVYQDSDES; via the coding sequence ATGAGTGTTTTACCCTGTGATAGCGAGTTGTCCCAAGTATCCACACCGTTATGGGGAACAGTGGTGGCGGTGCAAGCCAACTTCTATCAGGTGCAGTTAGAGCCAGGGTTGAAGGTGGGAAAGTTGAAAGGGGAAGGTTTAGAAGAGGACGTTCCATCTGAACATTCTCAACCTTCTATCATTCAATCTGTAACCCTACTGTGTACTCGTCGGACTAGACTGAAAAAAATGGGTCAACGGGTCATGGTCGGTGATCGCGTTGTGGTAGAAGAACCCGATTGGGAAGGCGAACGAGGTGCGATCGCAGAAGTCCTACCCCGCAAAACCCAGCTAGACCGTCCTCCAGTCGCCAATGCCGACGAAATTCTCTTAGTGTTTGCCTTAGCCGATCCTCCCTTAGACCCGTACCAACTGACTCGATTTTTGGTGAAGGCAGAGTCTACGGGATTGGGGATTTGTTTGTGCTTGAATAAAAAAGATTTAGTCTCAGACGAACAGTTGCAGGAGTGGACGAGTCGTCTCAGAAATTGGGGTTACGAACCTGTATTGATCAGCGTCCACACCCATGAGGGATTAGAGAAACTGAGCCAGCAGCTCAATCATAAAATTACCATCTTGGCTGGCCCGTCTGGGGTGGGTAAATCCAGTCTGATCAATGAGTTGATTCCTGATGTCAACGTGCGAGTGGCAGCAGTATCGGGAAAACTCAGCCGAGGGCGTCACACGACTCGTCATGTCGAATTGTTTGATTTACCGGCAGGTGGACTCTTAGCAGATACTCCCGGTTTCAACCAGCCTGATATTGACTGTCCCCCTGAAGAGTTAGCCCAATATTTTCCAGAAGCAAGGCATCGGTTAGCTACCCATCGCTGTCAGTTTAGTGATTGCCTGCATCGAGATGAGCCAAACTGTGCGGTGCGGGGGGATTGGGAGCGATATGAGTATTACTTGGATTTATTGGAAAATGCGATCGCGTGGCAAGATCGATTGCACCAGCAAGCCGATCCTGAGTCAACCATGAAGGCCAAAACCAAAGGAAAAGGGCAAACTCAGTACGAACCCAAACTAGAAAGTAAAAAATATCGTCGTCACTCCCGTCGTTCCCAACATCAGGCGCTGGAGGAGGTATACCAGGACTCTGACGAATCATGA
- a CDS encoding ChaN family lipoprotein — MRKRKITQFCAWSLGIFCLCITPACAQNTSTPHTPEQQQLNQQKIVQELLKADVVYLGETHNSPEDHQAQLEILQALYREKLKNAKDATAPRMVIAMEMFQRPYQNILDQYIAGKITEEQLIEQSEYEERWGFPWEYYAPILRFARAHQLPVLALNTPTEVTRKVARSGLDSLTTAERRYIPPLSEIRTDNAEYRQMIQKSYEQHHQGGHGNSSSFERFFTAQVLWDETMAEAIAQFIKANPDEQVVVLAGQAHIVYGYGIPSRVARRLNNNQLVQRSVLLGVPPKEPSRGKKMIADYFWEH, encoded by the coding sequence ATGAGAAAACGCAAAATTACCCAATTCTGTGCGTGGTCTTTGGGAATCTTCTGTCTGTGTATCACCCCAGCTTGCGCCCAAAACACATCAACTCCTCACACCCCAGAGCAGCAACAGCTCAATCAACAAAAAATAGTGCAGGAACTGCTCAAGGCAGATGTAGTGTACTTGGGAGAAACTCATAATAGTCCAGAAGACCATCAAGCCCAACTAGAAATCCTACAAGCACTCTATCGAGAGAAACTGAAAAATGCCAAGGACGCGACTGCACCTCGCATGGTGATTGCGATGGAGATGTTTCAGCGACCCTATCAGAATATTCTCGATCAATATATCGCAGGGAAAATCACAGAGGAACAGTTAATTGAGCAAAGTGAGTATGAAGAACGCTGGGGTTTTCCTTGGGAATACTATGCGCCGATACTTCGCTTCGCCAGAGCTCATCAACTGCCTGTCTTAGCGCTGAACACACCGACAGAGGTAACACGTAAAGTTGCTCGTAGTGGATTAGACAGCCTAACTACCGCTGAACGCAGGTATATTCCGCCGCTTTCAGAAATTCGCACAGATAACGCCGAATACCGTCAAATGATCCAAAAATCTTACGAACAACATCATCAAGGTGGACATGGCAACAGTAGCAGCTTTGAACGATTTTTCACCGCGCAGGTGCTATGGGATGAGACAATGGCAGAAGCGATCGCCCAATTCATCAAAGCCAATCCAGATGAGCAAGTGGTCGTCTTAGCTGGGCAGGCTCATATTGTTTATGGCTACGGAATACCCAGTCGTGTTGCTCGACGCCTGAATAATAATCAATTAGTACAGCGTTCAGTCTTGCTTGGTGTTCCTCCAAAGGAACCATCTAGAGGCAAAAAAATGATTGCTGATTACTTTTGGGAACATTAG
- a CDS encoding response regulator — MGTILVVDDDLTQQLIVFKILKSIGLNIIFADDGVAALEQAQRFCPSLIILDILLPKMNGYEVCRRLKSDQKTQNIAVIMCSNKKEDCDHYWGIKQGADAYLSKPCHPQELVNTVEYFLAEGIISEFVPTSVSQAISISAGLARIGNW; from the coding sequence ATGGGCACAATTTTAGTCGTGGATGACGATCTAACACAACAGTTGATCGTCTTTAAAATCCTTAAATCGATTGGGTTAAATATTATTTTTGCGGATGATGGTGTGGCAGCACTGGAACAGGCGCAGCGTTTTTGTCCCAGTCTGATCATCTTAGACATCCTGTTGCCGAAGATGAATGGCTACGAAGTCTGTAGGCGGCTTAAATCCGATCAGAAAACTCAGAACATAGCTGTAATCATGTGTTCTAACAAGAAAGAAGATTGCGATCATTACTGGGGAATCAAGCAAGGTGCCGATGCTTATCTTTCTAAGCCTTGCCATCCTCAAGAACTCGTGAATACCGTTGAGTATTTCTTAGCAGAGGGCATTATCAGTGAGTTTGTCCCCACAAGCGTGAGTCAGGCTATTTCTATTTCTGCTGGACTGGCTAGAATAGGGAATTGGTAA
- a CDS encoding inositol monophosphatase family protein: protein MTDFWTEILNFATETANRVGTQLMADFGQVQASEKLDGSLVTQSDQWADETIRDAIASHFPSHGILSEEGQHVFPDTEWCWIIDPLDGTTNFARGIPLWGISFGLVYQGTPVFGYVHFPPIGQTFHGFLPGESGITGIENGAFLNGRPIHSSTDSLSSNHFFSLCTRSASLLQQALPCKIRMLGVASYNFLSIASGAALGGIEATPKIWDIAGAWVIVQAADGVWAPLDSKQIFPLIVGENYGTISLPTLVASSPEMVSVLQPLINS, encoded by the coding sequence TTGACTGATTTTTGGACAGAGATTCTTAACTTTGCCACCGAGACGGCTAACCGTGTCGGCACTCAGCTTATGGCTGATTTCGGACAAGTGCAGGCATCAGAGAAGTTAGATGGTAGCTTAGTCACCCAATCGGATCAGTGGGCGGATGAGACGATTCGAGATGCGATCGCTTCTCATTTTCCCAGTCACGGGATTTTAAGTGAAGAAGGGCAACACGTTTTTCCGGACACTGAATGGTGCTGGATTATCGATCCCCTCGATGGCACCACCAACTTCGCCAGAGGAATTCCGCTTTGGGGCATTTCCTTCGGCTTGGTTTATCAAGGAACTCCTGTATTTGGCTACGTTCATTTTCCTCCTATTGGGCAAACGTTTCATGGTTTTTTGCCAGGGGAATCGGGAATTACAGGCATAGAAAACGGTGCATTTCTCAATGGACGTCCGATCCACAGCAGCACTGATTCCCTCAGCAGCAACCACTTTTTCAGCCTTTGCACCCGCAGTGCCTCACTATTGCAGCAAGCCCTACCTTGTAAAATTCGCATGTTAGGTGTTGCCAGTTACAACTTCCTCTCCATTGCTAGTGGTGCAGCGTTGGGAGGTATCGAAGCGACTCCCAAGATTTGGGATATTGCAGGGGCTTGGGTGATTGTACAAGCGGCCGACGGGGTTTGGGCACCCCTTGATTCTAAGCAAATTTTCCCCCTCATCGTTGGAGAGAATTACGGGACAATATCACTGCCTACCCTCGTGGCGAGCAGTCCTGAAATGGTGAGTGTATTACAACCACTGATCAATAGCTAG
- a CDS encoding BCD family MFS transporter has translation METSDFSNSPPPPSPTDKNIPRIKILTMFRLGLFQMGLGIMSLLTLGVLNRVMIDELKVLPLIAAGAIAMHQFVSPARVWFGQMSDSKTLFGYHRTGYVWIGAAVFTTLSFIALQVVWQLGGSLQATGWSIQTYSWAAVLALIFALYGLALSASSTPFAALLVDVSDEDNRSKLIGVVWSMLMVGIVVGAIISGGLLDRPEICGAAISSYNPTQTAKVADIAKLQTTINPVFLFMPAVVFGLCLLATVGVEKKYSRYGVRSTLVEREDKITLSRALKVLTASRQTRLFFTFLLVLTLSLFMQDAVMEPYGGEVFGMCISETTKLNVPFGVGTLLGISGTGFLILPRLGKKKTTRLGCIGAAVCFGLIIMAGFTGNAGLLKGSLLFFGLASGILTAGATSLMLDLTAAETAGTFIGAWGLSQAMARGLATVLGGAVLNLGKMLFTEPVLAYGTVFALQAVGMIWAVWLLRRINVKEFQDNAKAAIASVMEGELD, from the coding sequence ATGGAAACCAGTGATTTTTCCAATTCCCCACCCCCCCCATCGCCAACGGATAAGAATATTCCCCGAATCAAGATTTTGACTATGTTTCGGTTGGGCTTATTCCAAATGGGATTAGGCATCATGTCACTTCTCACCCTGGGAGTACTCAACCGGGTGATGATTGACGAACTCAAGGTATTGCCCCTGATTGCCGCCGGTGCGATTGCCATGCACCAGTTTGTCAGTCCGGCACGGGTGTGGTTTGGTCAGATGTCTGATTCTAAAACGCTTTTCGGCTATCACCGTACCGGTTATGTGTGGATTGGTGCGGCTGTGTTTACCACCCTATCTTTCATCGCCCTGCAAGTGGTTTGGCAACTGGGCGGCAGTTTACAAGCGACTGGATGGAGTATACAAACCTACAGTTGGGCGGCAGTACTGGCTCTGATTTTTGCCCTGTATGGTTTAGCCCTCAGTGCCAGTTCCACTCCTTTTGCCGCCCTTCTCGTCGATGTCTCGGATGAAGACAACCGATCTAAACTGATTGGAGTTGTCTGGTCGATGTTAATGGTGGGGATTGTGGTCGGAGCCATTATTAGCGGTGGGTTACTGGACAGACCAGAAATTTGTGGAGCGGCGATTTCGTCCTATAATCCGACCCAAACGGCAAAAGTTGCCGATATCGCTAAATTGCAAACCACGATTAACCCCGTCTTTTTATTCATGCCCGCCGTGGTGTTTGGGCTGTGTTTGCTGGCAACCGTTGGGGTTGAGAAGAAGTATTCTCGTTATGGTGTGCGATCGACGTTGGTAGAGCGAGAAGATAAAATTACGCTCTCGCGGGCGCTGAAAGTTTTAACCGCATCGCGTCAAACCCGTTTATTTTTCACCTTTCTTCTGGTACTCACCCTGAGTCTGTTTATGCAAGATGCTGTGATGGAACCTTATGGTGGTGAGGTATTCGGGATGTGTATCTCGGAAACCACTAAGCTGAATGTACCTTTTGGTGTCGGGACGCTGCTGGGTATCAGTGGAACGGGTTTTTTGATTTTGCCCCGTTTGGGTAAGAAAAAAACAACCAGACTAGGGTGTATTGGGGCGGCAGTATGCTTTGGATTAATTATTATGGCAGGATTCACGGGGAATGCAGGACTGCTTAAGGGTAGCTTACTATTTTTCGGGCTTGCCTCTGGGATACTGACGGCTGGTGCGACTAGTTTGATGTTAGATTTGACGGCGGCTGAAACAGCAGGTACGTTTATTGGGGCTTGGGGCTTGTCTCAGGCGATGGCTAGGGGACTAGCAACGGTGCTGGGTGGGGCTGTGTTGAATTTGGGTAAAATGCTGTTTACAGAGCCTGTGTTGGCTTATGGAACGGTGTTTGCCTTGCAAGCGGTAGGAATGATTTGGGCGGTTTGGTTGCTCAGGCGAATCAATGTCAAAGAATTCCAGGATAATGCAAAAGCAGCGATCGCAAGTGTGATGGAAGGAGAGTTAGATTAA
- a CDS encoding aldo/keto reductase, whose product MQTTTLGQNGPTVTALGIGTWAWGDKLFWNYGNDYGASQVQAAFEATLEAGISFFDTAEVYGLGESESLLGRFMKQLGRPAQIATKYFPVPWRFGAQSVSEALTASLNRLQVERVELYQVHQPFSFFMSQETLMNALADEVQRGRIAAVGVSNYSADQMREAHGYLAARGVPLAVNQVQYSLLHRKIERNGILDTARQLGVTILAYSPLAQGLLTGKYSPEQSFHFNDVRRIDPRFSKSGLEKIAPVVQLLNQIGEKYNRTPAQVALNWLIAQGVVPIPGAKTAQQAQQNAGALGWNLSAEEVAQVEQVTRPWVG is encoded by the coding sequence ATGCAAACGACTACTTTAGGTCAGAATGGCCCAACGGTTACCGCGTTAGGGATTGGAACTTGGGCATGGGGCGACAAGCTATTTTGGAATTACGGCAATGATTATGGAGCCTCCCAGGTGCAAGCGGCCTTTGAGGCAACTTTAGAGGCGGGTATCAGCTTTTTTGATACGGCGGAGGTTTACGGGTTGGGAGAATCAGAATCCCTGTTGGGACGGTTTATGAAACAACTAGGGCGTCCCGCACAAATAGCGACTAAATACTTTCCCGTACCCTGGCGATTCGGTGCCCAATCTGTTTCTGAGGCTTTAACCGCCAGTTTAAACCGTCTACAGGTTGAGCGAGTTGAACTGTACCAAGTGCATCAACCGTTCAGCTTCTTCATGAGCCAAGAAACATTGATGAATGCTCTAGCGGATGAAGTGCAACGAGGTAGAATTGCCGCTGTCGGCGTTAGTAACTACTCCGCTGATCAGATGCGAGAGGCTCATGGCTATCTGGCAGCGCGTGGAGTGCCGTTGGCGGTGAATCAGGTGCAATACTCCCTGCTGCATCGGAAGATTGAACGGAATGGCATTCTCGATACAGCGCGTCAACTGGGCGTGACAATCTTAGCCTATAGCCCTTTAGCTCAAGGATTACTTACCGGCAAGTACAGCCCTGAGCAATCTTTCCACTTCAATGATGTCCGTAGAATTGACCCCCGTTTTAGCAAAAGTGGTTTAGAAAAAATAGCTCCCGTGGTGCAGCTACTCAATCAGATCGGTGAAAAGTATAATCGCACACCGGCTCAGGTTGCCCTCAACTGGCTGATCGCTCAAGGCGTTGTTCCCATTCCCGGTGCCAAAACCGCGCAGCAAGCCCAACAGAATGCAGGTGCCTTAGGCTGGAATCTGAGCGCAGAAGAGGTTGCCCAAGTAGAGCAGGTGACTCGTCCGTGGGTCGGCTAA
- a CDS encoding sugar kinase, translating into MVTLDLVYLSAQLPGHNQKVVASDYTVAAGGPATNAAVTFSYLGNLATILGVVGTHPITHLIRSDLEHHGVRIADLNPTTLEPPPVSSIIVTESTGDRSVISLNATKIQITPDQQPIELDADVDIVLIDGHQMAVGCAIAQLAKSQNIPVVIDGGSWKPGFEKVLPFVDYAICSANFYPPGCRNSDEVMAYLAALGIPHIAITQGEKPIQYCTLGVLDQIQLPPIKAVDTLAAGDVFHGAFCHSILRQNFADSLAEAAELASYSCQFFGTRQWMKT; encoded by the coding sequence ATGGTTACCCTAGACTTGGTTTATCTCTCTGCCCAGCTTCCGGGTCATAATCAAAAAGTTGTAGCCTCTGACTACACAGTTGCCGCTGGTGGGCCAGCCACCAATGCTGCCGTAACCTTTAGTTACTTGGGTAATCTTGCCACAATTCTCGGTGTGGTAGGCACTCACCCCATCACTCACTTAATCCGAAGTGACTTAGAACATCATGGGGTTAGGATTGCTGACCTTAACCCGACTACCCTAGAACCGCCGCCCGTTTCTTCTATCATTGTGACCGAATCCACTGGCGATCGCAGCGTCATCTCACTTAATGCTACAAAAATTCAAATAACACCTGATCAGCAGCCTATTGAGCTGGACGCAGATGTTGATATAGTTCTGATTGATGGTCATCAAATGGCTGTTGGATGTGCAATCGCTCAGTTAGCCAAAAGTCAGAATATTCCAGTTGTCATCGATGGCGGTAGCTGGAAACCGGGATTTGAAAAGGTTTTGCCTTTTGTCGATTATGCTATTTGCTCTGCTAATTTTTATCCGCCCGGTTGCCGTAACAGCGATGAGGTTATGGCTTATCTTGCCGCTTTAGGGATTCCTCATATCGCCATTACTCAAGGGGAAAAACCAATTCAATACTGCACTTTAGGGGTGTTGGATCAAATTCAATTGCCACCAATTAAGGCCGTTGATACACTCGCCGCCGGGGACGTTTTTCACGGGGCATTTTGTCACTCCATCCTGCGGCAAAACTTTGCAGATTCCCTAGCTGAAGCCGCTGAACTGGCTTCTTATTCCTGTCAATTCTTTGGGACTCGTCAGTGGATGAAAACATAA